The segment GGTCCATTTCATTATTTTTCAGATTTAGTATCTGTGATGTTGTCGCCACTTGTTTTCGTAGTTGAGTTGACCTCAGGTACTCGGGATGCCTGGCTCCAGATTCCTGTGCAAACTTTCGAATACAGTCATGACCTCTGAAAAATGACAGACTTTTTGGTACTGCAAACAAGAATTCATTGTCATCAAAGACCTTGCAATCTTTTCTCTTTTCTACAAGCAGCTGGAGTGCTTTTACAAGATCTGATGTCAACAAAACAGCaacttttctgtcttttttccccttGAATTCAACCCTACTTAAGTAGGAACATAGTCGTTTTTCAAAGTTTGACAGTCCGAATTCAGGAAGAACCGGTGAGGCATCCCTTTCAAGAAAATGtttcaactgcattttggaaacttCTCCAGGCTGTCGTCGATTGAAAAGAATGACTCTAGTGAGAGTGACTCTGGCAAGGTCAGAATAGTTCTGAATTGTGGAAGATTTTTCTAGGTTTTTGTAGGCTGAATCCGAAGCACTTTCAAGATGTTTTATCAACTTTTGCATGTCTTTGGTCAGCGGCAGATTcactttttttcttgtatttcttttcttttgcaGACATCCTTGCAGTGCAAGACACACACTCTGTCCACTTTGCCCGGTACAGTGTTTGGAATTGTTCTGTACAGTCGCTGAGCTCCTTATTTCCAGCAATGATTGCATTGCCCCGGATGATGGAGCTGACTTGCAGTAAGTGCCGTCCGATCTTTAATGCTAAACTTGGTGCTCTAAATGTCTTTTCATCCTTGCTAAATCCTGCTAACTCTTTTGCAGCTTGGACAGCAGCCATAAAATTCACTGGCTTTATGGCATCCTCCAAGGTGGTAATGGAAGAGTTCTTTCGAATGCTTATCAAAAATCTGCCAAGGTCACAAATTTTTTGGCGTATATATCCATGCCTTGATAAGTCACGTCCATGTTTATTGTAGAGAGATTGGGCAAACTGTAAAATACATGGGTCACGTTGAACCACACTTACAATTTCATCATCTCTCATACTTCTGATGAGTTTCAAGACGTCATCCGATGCGGTACCTGAAAATGCAGCCTTGGCCACTGCAGCAAGACCCAGTACTCTCTTTGTGCATTGATCATTTTCGTGACGTTCTCTTTTGGCTGAGCATGTTTTCATGTGCCTCCAGAGTTCCTCACGAACAAACATGCCACGGCAATAAAGACAGTACTCATACTTGTTGGAGTCCTGTTTTACAGAAAAACGTTTTACTTTCAGGACACCCGTTCCTTTCTTCAGGACATCGTTGTTGTGCATGAAGTTGCCTTTGTTTCGCAATGCCTGGAGCAATTCCTTTCTTTTTCTGGAGTGAGCTGGGAAACTGAGTGCTTGTGCAATTTCGGCGTCTTCATTTTCATGCACTTTAAAATGGCGAgctattttgttttgtgcttttccacaaacaaaacaaaaattttgaCCACCTTTGGATACAGTGGTTATGTCATGCGAAAACGAGACTGAATCACTTGGTGTATCCCTTGCTTCAGTAACACTATTGGGACTTGAGTCGTTCGAAGAGGACAGATTCTGAATAAATGAATCTTCTGGTGTACCATTTAGGCTGGATGAATCCAGAGAGCTCTCTGTAATGTTGCTGACAGGGATTTCTAAATCAATTTCTATGCCTGAGTTCAAGTCAGATCCTGATTCAGGCACAAACTCTTCACCTGACATAATTTCTTCTTTACTGCTTTCAGGTAAatcctgtaaaaaaaataaattgcagGCAGCATTATTAGTTTAATCTTTTACTCTCTTTTACTTTCTCCTAAACAGCAGTGAATGtatttagctaagagttttctcttaaaacccaTTCACAAAGCTGTTGAGACAAAcatttactaaggaatagagagaagtcttaggCACTGTTTACATGAAGGGAAGatgcagatatttccctgcggtttggcctctcatttacacgaaaaccccgtttttatcacagaaaacgattatttctaaaaactccggccaaagtggagaTTTCTGAAAACGCCGGTTATGTGTTGCCGTGTAAACTGGGAGAAACTGGGTTTTAGGTTCTCAAACATCACAATATGCGCCAGAAAATGCTTAACGTCATGTGAGCGCCCTATTTGGTCAGACTACTGTTATGCGGTCACCAGTCAGTGTAGAGAAAAAAGTTGCCCTCACCCTGTACTATTTGTCTGATGAGGGTAGACTTTGTGAAACGGCGTATTTATGCGGGTTGATATAAATGAAAAGTTTTTTGAAAACAATGTTGTGTGCACAATGTTATTATTGAAAACGGAATGGAGGAAATATTCGTTTCTCTAAATACCCGGCTATGTGTAAATGtggtcttaagctaagagtaaggggcggggttgacctcgttactatgaatgatgtcagcatgcttattaactatgcggacagtgattggctgataggggaggggtttCTGTCAGAGATACATTCATAGAAACATTGTATTgtcatattcaaataaaagtaaaaaaaacttaGCCATTTACAAatatgattttaaaatgcaggctaagtatcactaattaaacaagtatatgttcagaTAATTGTCAGCATCTTACAATTAGAGGACATACATATAAACAACCTTTTAATAAACAGAGTAGAAAAATCATGGCTGATAATAAGACATgcaaacgtaaaagaaaaccaaactggattcAGGAACAGCTTCTTGTccaacttgttaatgaaaacaaggatataatcaaaggaaaatttgtAGTTGAGATAACCtcctaaaccaaaaaaaaagatgcatgggAAAAcaaatgtgtgcaaataaatgcagcatgttTCTAAACTGTTTATGTTCTTAGGCAGACTGCgggcaacagccattttagccctgctggaaaaaaaacaaaaaaacaaaaaaacaaacaatagaaaccatcacagaatttaAAGTGGTTTTACTGGTTGTAATAGGATTTGTACTGGTTTTAATTAGGGCTGGGTACCGAAACCTGGCGCCAATACGGCACCGGTACCCATGTGACCGGTATGTACTGGACCGAATCAGAACACAAATTTCGGTGCCTCATTTCGGTGCCACTTAAATGCCTGAACAGTTGATTGAAATATTTGTCTTCTGGTGCTATGACACGGATGTAGAAGCATTGTTTCATCAACATGCATGATcgctagttaaatttaaatactgcattcatggggTGTCAGAATGATCGGAAAATGTATTTACTGAATGAGAACATGCACACGAACGTCAGAAAGCTTTGATGATAGAAATCCAAGACATCTTTGTAGTTACTATCCATTTTCACATTTCGAATTAAAAGCAAAAATCATCTGGAAATGAGACCATCCGAGAAGCACTTGCTCTGACTGCAGCAGGTGGTTTGCTGTTAGCTTAGCTAGCTAAATGCATCTAACttaaaatgccaaaaactaaacattctaaagtgtggctatatacggaacatgttacctgtttctgatgcagaaaagttagttcatgcattcatgacgtctagactggactattgtaatgcactactaggtggcagTCCTGCAACTTCAAtaaacaagctacaggtagtccaaaatgcagctgctagagtccttaccaggtcaagaaaatatgactatattaccccaattttacagtctctgcactggctacctgttaggttccgtatcacttacaaaatattacttcttacatataaggcccttaatggtttagctcctgcataccttactagtctcctaccacgctacaatccttcacgctccctaaggtcacaaaactctggacttttagtagtacctagaatagcaaagtccactaaaggagggagagccttttctcatttggctcccaaactctggaatagccttcatGATAacattcggggttcagacacactctatgtttaaatcaagattaaagactcatctctttagccaagccttcacataatgtatctcataacgttgtacttcagttacatctgatcacatacagatcaacattcttcagcttggacTAAACACaaaatttttgcttggttggaacagcagctacactaatcatttctctatttgtttctctgtttctgccacgggatttccatcctgtggtaactaggatttacacaagattcagtctggattcagaagaagagatgatgccaacccctcagaggaacgccgatgatgccagccttgaaataacatacagcactacacaatctttctacaagtttgattgcaacacataatcattactattagtgttcatcatctgtttgattacaccattactaattttaacatacatttataccatatgtacattgacTTGACATACAGTGGTCACCACTaacaagctactaaatatattgtagtagcctacatttttgtacagctgctttgcaacgatttgtatcgtgaaaagcgctatacaaataaacttgacttgaaaCTTGACTATATTTCACGAGAAATGATTCAGAGACTGCGACGTGCAGCAAACGTTTTACAGCTGTTGCGTGTGAAGGGGAAAACACGTCAAACCTAATGAAACATTTGATGGTATGTGGAATAAACTTGAAAGCAGAGGGATGCACCGTATTTGACAGTTTGCAGACATCAGCTGGAGACGTGTCATATTTTGCCAGAGACGGCAATTATGTGATGCGATgtaggaaaacccaacacatggtgaaatttTACCTTTTTTAGGTTTTGACACCATATGAAAGCTGAGTTCAGGCCCCTTtccaaaacttttattttttacataaccTACGTTATGGCTATCTTAGATTGGGTGATAGCGATGATTTTCAGGAATGGTACACAAGCATGCAAATTAAGTATTCAGGTGTAGCAACCTGCCCCAATTCACCAATCCTAATCCAATCATCATAACTACTCAAAGACTGGGCAGAGGCACCAAGAGCCATTACAAACAAAAGGTGACATCTCAGTCATCTGGCTCATTTGACTTACAATAAGAGAACAAGAACATCTTGCTACACACAgttcagggctcgcaaaatcgctagcccgacgtcccggggctattgtgttttccatgtcgggctaccaaaatgtgtcACTGGGCTGCCCGAtgggctatcgtaaagtagacggctcctgcaggtccttagaAACTCcttaatttagttgtatcaaatttaaggccataaaaagttttaaatatgttaaatagtataagaaaagtcttaattataattcaggaggtcttacatttgagGACGGAAAGATgagaatcgcgatagagctgaattaaacttcaaaaggcaataaTGTCATTGAAGAAATATGCtcactgcatgtttcaaagtcaaaatgcacacggatgtctttatatgaatgcatctgaagggaaccgactgtcctgaGAAACGTgttgttggcattttcatttcatgtctgataaaactgtgttaatgctgatttgtgtacagctgttactatggaaaccgtaatatttcagtgctcctaaagcgccctctcttgacagagaatgaatttttatttccatatttttttagctgtttacagcctgtttttatgcagaaaacacaagagttgtaaatgtaaaagttaatgtgccttctaaaaatctaaacaatttagacagtaatatatatgttttaaataaatataataaattatatactcgatttatcccttttaatggtataaaggctgaaattccattgtataagagattttgtttttgtgtgaacctgtatccgaattataaatcatgtcattttatggcttaatatccTACCGTACATCGTCCagtcctactcatactgttcattttacttgtgcggATCttaaaaaagggtcataaattgccttaaatttatattaaaaaattctgcagatacagtgaaataaaattcattccttgatatgtttatatttgtgtattgaaaacatttttgattgatatttacccccagtttcacaggcaaggcttaagcctagtcctagattaaatgtaaatctgagctgtttcaactgaaagaaacttggacTGAccgatcttaaaatatatcagtgccttccctgctgaaaaaaaacagctaataccagcctaggctggttggctggtcttagctggtttaagctggaagtagctggttttagctggtctcccagcctgaccagctaagaccagcctgaccaggctggaaaagtggccaaaacccctctaaaaccagcctgccttccagctatgaccacctaaaaccaggctggttgaccagctaaaaccaaccaatcagcctaggctggttttagccgttTTTTTCCACCAGGGTTTGTTTTGTCTCCAGATGCACACCAGTATAGTTTCTTTCCTAAGGCACGGTTATAAAAATAACtgaaatgtcctaattgaactatggcctaatcctggtttaggctaagcccCATCTACAAAACCGGgccttagactcctatctgatttctatatatatatatatatatatattgttacggCCAGAGTTATGTTATTTGTGTGTATCTCTTTCATTGATCCGGTTCTCTCTTTCATAATAGGCTCCGCCCCTGCACACCTGCAGCTGGTCTAGTATTTAGGCTGGATAGCCTATATAACATCAGAGTAAAGAGAGAAGAGGGCGGAACGTAAGGGATACGTTTGTTTCCCACAGCGGCGTGATCGTAGCGATCACTATTTTTAAGCTCTCTGAAGAGCTTGACGTCCACTGAGGGAGAAGGGCTTGAGAGGATTGATGAGGAGTCCTGTGGGCGTCATGAGGTTTCCGCCAGCCGCTGTTCAGCTGTGTTTGAATGTTTGTTTCTATGTCACGTTGGTCtatgtctgtctatctctgtCCTCTATCAGTTGCCTACTGATACGTGAGTTTTGATCCCATAATAAATTATTTCAAAGTGTTATCTTGTTACCGCGTGTCTTTATGTTGCTTACCCCTTTTAACGAGCACTTTTGTAACGGGGTTCGTAACATAAATGGGGGCTCGTCCCGGATCGTTGATAGCTGTAAATAGACTACTTTGTTCTGAGAATTGAGCTGTGAGTAATTAACTTGATTTGCTTTGTGTGGATCAGGTTTATCCTACGCATTTTCCGGTTAGTTAGAGTAAGCCAACAGGGCTGTGCTTAGCGCCAGTTCTGGCTACGgtttactgtttgtttgtttttttgtgttttttatgttAGTTTGTTTTTGATTTGGACAGTTTTATAGATCAACCGAGTGTTGAGGGGTTAGATGCATGTCGAAAAAATGACTTGTTTTTGATAGCTCAGCACTACGAGATTTCAGTCTCTAAAACGCAGCGCAAAGAGGAAATAAAACGTTGTGTATTGTCTCATTTGACTGATCAGGGGGTATTTCCTTTTGTTTCTCGACAAGGACCTGATCCAGTGACGACAGGTGCTGCAGGAAGTTCTCCGTCACGAGGGCCGGTTGGTTTGCAGGCTACTCCAGGCATAGTTACTGCTGAGGTAGGACCACCTTTCTCAATTCCTAAATTTGAACCGATTTCACTGTCTACTGAAGCATCACCCGATTTTCGTTCTGATGTACGGTTAAAGATTCGGCTCGCTCGTTTACAGTTGGAGACTCAAGATCGTGCTCAGGCAAGACAGAATGATTTAACACGCGAGTTAGAAATGTATCGAATTGATGCTGATACAAAAGTACGACTACGGGAGTTGGAGTTGCAGGCCGTTTCAGATTCACGAACGATTGTTCAAACAGCAATTAGTTCGGATGATGGTTCTCAGACAGCTCCTGGGTTGTTAAATTCGAGTACTGTGTCTGTTAGTCCTGGTTCAGCTGGTTCTGAGTCTGTAGCTGTGTCATCTATACATTTTGACATGGCTAAAAATATTGCGGTAGTTCCACCTTTTCGTGAAAGAGAAGTAGAGGCATATTTTCAAGCATTTGAACGAATCGCGAGTGCTTTAAGATGGCCAACTGAAGTTTGGGCATTAATGTTGCAGTGTAAATTAGTCGGCAAGGCGCAAGAAGTGTGTGCATCGCTTTCGTTGGAAGAAAGTGTACAGTATGATGCTGTGAAAATTGCGATTCTTCGAGCGTATGAATTAGTCCCTGAGCATTACAGACAGTGGTTTCGTACTACGAAAAAACCTGCGTCTCAAACCTATGTCGAGTTTGCTCGTGAGAAAGGCATATTGTTTGATCGATGGATTAAAGCGTGTAAAGTGACAGATTATAATTCTTTGCGTGAGCTTATGTTGATTGAGGAGTTTAAGAATTGTGTTCCTGAGCGTACTGCTCTGTATTTAAACGAACAAAAAGTTAGTGCAGTGCAGCAGGCTGCGGTATTAGCAGATGAGTATGCTTTGATGCACAAAACAGTGTTTGTTAAACCTTCCAGTGATCTTGGAGGTCCCACATGGAAAGATAATGAGAATATCTCTGATGTTAAGAACCAATGGGTTTCTTTTAGCTCAAAAACTCGCAAGGAATGTAGTTATTGTCATAAATTGGGGCATATAGTGACTGAGTGTCGTATACTTAAACGAAAGAAAGAGCGACAGGAGTCTTCTATTCAGCCTCGAGGGACAGTTTTGGTTAAAACGTTGTCTTCGCCACTTTCTATTTCTTCTGCAGAACCTGATGTATGTTTTCAACCGTTCGTTTTTGACGGATTTGTGTCTTTGAATGAAGGTATGGAAAATCGCAAACCAGTACGAATTTTGCGTGACACTGGAGGATCTCAGTCCTTTATTTTGTCAGACACTTTAGACTTTTGCGCTGATTCTGCGAGTAGCACCAGTACGATTGTACAAGGTATTGAGATGGGGTTTTTAACCGTTCCTCTTCATCGCGTATGGGTTGCGTCTGATCTGGCATCTGGGTGTTTTGAAGTAGCAGTTCGTCCTTCTCTACCAGTGATGGGTATTGATTTTATAATGGGAAACGATATTGCTGGTGGTAAGGTAATGCCGGTTGTGCACGTGACCAATGATCCGCAGATTGAGCCGCATTCTGATGTACTAattaaaagttttccaaatgtGTTTTCAGCTAGTGCTATTACTACACGAGCACAAGAAAAACGTGATATGCAAGAGAATAACCTCAGTGATTCTGTTTTTTTCAGAGATCTTGAGAGACAATGTGCTTCCAGAGTCTTTGAATGATACTGAAAGGACTGCAAGTTCACCTGTTTGTTTTGATCTCGTTTCAGATGTATTCATTTCACGGGAGACTTTAATTGACGCTCAGAAGAATGACCAGACGTTAGAAAAATGTCGTGTGAGTGCTAAGAATGGTTTGCCGTCTTTGCGTAATCAACAGTTTTACTGGAATGACAATGTTTTGATGCGCAGGTGGAGTAGAACTATAAATGTTGAGCAGGCAGATGATTGGAATGTGGTGCAGCAGATAGTGGTGCCTTTAAAATTCCGACAACATGTTTTGAGTTTAGCCCATGACCATTCTTGGTCCGGACACCTTGGGATAAATAAGACTTATGACCGGGTACTTCAGCATTTTTTCTGGCCAGGGTTAAAAACTGATGTCTCTAGGTACTGTAAAACATGCCACCTCTGTCAGGTGGGTGGAAAACCTAACCAGCTTGTGCCGCCTGCTCCGCTTTGCCCGATACCTGCGGTAGGTGAACCATTTGAACGTGTACTCGTGGATTGTGTGGGTCCACTTCCTCGCACAAAATCTGGTTGTCAGTATTTACTGACGATAATGTGCGTAGCTACTCGATATCCAGAAGCTATTCCAGTAAGGAATATAACTGCTAAAACTGTGACAAAAGCGCTTACGAAATTTTTTACGACTTTCGGATTACCAAAAACGGTCCAAACAGATCAGGGATCAAATTTTTTATCTCGGGTATTTCGTAATTCATTGAAGGCTCTTAAAGTTTCACATGTAGTGTCAAGTGCTTTTCATCCACAGTCTCAAGGAGCATTGGAGCGCTGGCACCAGACTTTAAAATCTTCACTGCGCAAGTACTGTGTTGAGACTGCGAACGAGTGGGATGAAGGAGTTCCTCTAGTTTTATTCGCGTTGCGTGAGGCGCGACAGGAGTCGCTTGGTTTTAGCCCTTCAGAGTTGGTGTTTGGTCACAATGTTCGAGGACCTTTAAAAATGCTGAAGGAGGAATTTCTTGATTCAGGTCCTTCTGAGAAGACCAACACTCTTGATTTCATTTCTCGCTCTCGTGAACGTTTACAGAATGCTTGCGCAGTAGCAAGGGAAGCTCTTTCTCTTTCACAGGATAAAATGAAACGCTGTTTTGATAAGAAGGCAGTTATGCGTAATTTTTTACCTGGGGAAAAGGTTTTAGTATTGATTCCTAACCCTGGATCTGCTCTGTCTGCACGTTTTTCAGGTCCTTATTTAGTCAAAAATAAGGTGAGTGACACGGACTACATCATACATACTCCGGAACGGAGGCGAAAAACTCGTTTATGTCACGTAAATATGTTAAAGTCATATTTGGGTCGTGATCATATAGACGAGATCGTTAGCGTTCCTGAAACAGTGGTGCCGGTGGAAGAGCGAGTTTCATTGCTTACGTATACTTCCCCTACCGATTTTCCTATCGATGTGGATGATGGGTTAAAAGTATCTATGGAGGTCTTGAATGGCGGTTGTTTGAAGAACTCTGAGGTGTTGTCAACTCTTTCCTCTCAACTGTCATATTTGTCTAGTGAACAGCTGAAGGATATAAGGAAAATGTTAGACAGTTTCCCGAGTCTTTTCAGCGATGTCCCTCCTGGTACTTCTGTCATTCGACATGACATTGATGTCGGTAATGCGCGGCCCATAAAGCAGCATGCATATCGCTGCCCGGTGAGTAGAAGAGAGGCAATGAAACTTGAAGTAGAGTATCTACTGAAAAACCGATTTGCTGTTCCGAGTGCTAGCCCATGGAGCTCACCGTGCATTTTAGTGCCGAAGGCAGATGGATCTTCTCGTTTTTGTACTGATTTTAGGAAAGTTAATTCCATTACTGTACCCGACTCTTTTCCTCTCCCGCGTATCGATGACTGTATTGACACTCTTGGGGCAGCGAAATACATTACGAAGTTGGATCTGCTGAAGGGTTACTGGCAGGTGCCTTTAACCGAACGCGCCTCTGAGATTTCTGCGTTTGTAACTCCTGATTCTTTTCTTCAGTATACACGTATGGCGTTTGGCCTCCGAAACGCCCCAGCGACGTTTCAGAGATTGATGTCCATGGTTTTAGGTGATGTTTCTAATTGTAACGTCTATTTGGATGATGTAGTTATTTACTCATCTACATGGGCTGAACATCTGTCAACGCTATATGATGTGTTCTGTCGTTTAGCTGCTGCGTCTTTAACATTGAATTTGAGGAAATGTGAATTCGCTAAGGCCTCTGTTACATACCTGGGAAAGCAGGTAGGAAATGGTCACGTTCGGCCATTAGAGGGGAAAGTGTCTGTCGTACTTGAATATCCAGTACCTTCTACAAGGCGAGAGCTGCGTAGATTTCTCGGAATGGTAGGGTACTACCGGTGTTTTTGTAGAAATTTTTCGAGTGTTGTAGCTCCCTTAACTCGATTATGTAGTCCGAAAGTTGATTTTGTTTGGACTAATGAGTGCCAACAGGCATTTTTGTCGGCCAAGTCTCTTCTTTGCAGTGCTCCAGTGTTGTCTGCCCCGGACGTTTTCTCTCCGTTTCAGATGGAGGTAGATGCCAGTGCTGTGGGAGCGGGAGCTGTTCTTCTACAGGAGGGTGCTGACGGAATACCTCATCCTGTGTCCTACTTCTCCGCTAAGTTCAACCGTCATCAGTTTAATTACTCTACAATAGAGAAGGAAACGTTAGCTTTGTTGCTGGCACTACAGCATTTTGACGTTTATGTGGGGGCCAGTATGTTTCCTGTGATTGTTTATACGGACCACAATCCGTTAATTTTCTTGAGTAAGATGTATAATCACAATCAACGTCTGATGCGATGGGCATTAATTGTGCAACCATATAACTTAGAGATCCGTTATAAGAAAGGATCTGAGAATGTAGTGGCCGATGCATTGTCGAGGGTTTAGGTCTATATACTTTTCTCTGATTTTCAGAATCAGTTTTTCACTTTATCTTCTCAGTATGAGAAGAGGGGAGAACGAAAAAACTGTTTCTGCTTTCAG is part of the Garra rufa chromosome 1, GarRuf1.0, whole genome shotgun sequence genome and harbors:
- the LOC141340694 gene encoding uncharacterized protein produces the protein MQSLLEIRSSATVQNNSKHCTGQSGQSVCLALQGCLQKKRNTRKKVNLPLTKDMQKLIKHLESASDSAYKNLEKSSTIQNYSDLARVTLTRVILFNRRQPGEVSKMQLKHFLERDASPVLPEFGLSNFEKRLCSYLSRVEFKGKKDRKVAVLLTSDLVKALQLLVEKRKDCKVFDDNEFLFAVPKSLSFFRGHDCIRKFAQESGARHPEYLRSTQLRKQVATTSQILNLKNNEMDQLADYLGHDIRVHRKFYRLPAATLPTAKMSTMLLALERGNITELQGRSLDEIQEFAEMNNSSDSEDSCEDEPEQDDTSACIRTGFVKRPWTKLEEQAVFRHFKTHILKGHLATLKECHSSKKAERRILHSRTPQNIRDFVRNRGTSLKRQNALKHL